The Thermostichus vulcanus str. 'Rupite' genome segment TCAGGCTCATGCGATACAACCCGTCTAGGGCTCCCCGGCCTGAAGTGGAGATGGGTACGTTGGGGTAAGGGAGTTCTTCGTACAGTTGCCGGAGAGATTCCGTAGAGCTGCTGGCCATGGGATCCACCGTAGGGGAAGTTGTTCCTTAGAGCTAATTAGAGATTACAGCCCTTTCATGCTCCGCAGTCGCGTGTCGCGTAGCATTAGCGTTGCGTAGCAACAATGCCTACGGCAGGCTGCGCCACCCCTAAAGTGAACGCGGGTTTACGACACCAACAGTGGTGCCCCTAACTTATTTCAAAAGATTTCAAAAAAAGTTGGCATACTCCGCACCGCTGTCACGAGGGGGATTAACCCCAGGTGACTCGTGTTGGGACCGCCATGACCCTCTGGGTCGTGCGGAGACTGACTGGGAACGAGCTCACCTTTCCAACCCAACCGACGGCAACGCTACCCCGGCTTTGTGAGCCACTATCGCACCAACAGCCTCCAGATAGGAGTTGACCTCCACGTAAGGGATCCCTAACTGGCGGGGATGAACTTGCATCACGGTGGTATTTTCCCGTACAGCAATGAACAGAGGAGGCTTGGCTCGACTGGCCAAATGCAACAACCCCGGCCCTCCAAAAGCGGTCGCTGGGGCAATGACGCTATCCACCTGCTCAGACTGAATATCAACCGGTTGGGCTGGATGGGGGACGAATTGCGGCGCATAACTCAACCCCGCCAAAACCGATGGCAAAAAGGTAAACCCCACCTCTTCAGCCGCAGCACGGGGATGAACAGGTTTCGGATCCGCTTCGCCATAAAAGGCGGGGGCATGGGCACAAGGGATCTGCAACTGCCGCACCACCAAATGACTCACGATCGCCTCCACACCCGCCAGTGGATCAACCCCTATCCCCTGCTCGTATTGGCTAAAGTCGAGATCGTCCGGAAAGCGAGCCACCACCGCAATCGCCTCTGCCCCGGCGCTCAACAGGGCTTTGGCCGCTGCTAACAGCACATCCGGATGAGCTAGGGATCCCTGACTGGCCCCAGAAGGGGAATGGCCAAGGGAAAGGCCCAAAGGTTGAGAGGTGATGCGCCAGGGACCAATATCCAACCCCAGGGTGGCTTGGGCTGCCTGGATGACATGAAGGTGCCGTTGTTGCAGATCGGCAGGGATCCCCGCATCCAACACCACCCCAACCTGGTTTTGGCGCACAGGCCGCAGATGCCATCTCCCAGCACAAAATTGATCCAAGCCATACCCTTCCACATAGAGCACATTCTGCATCGGCCAAAACAAGCTGGCTCCGTTCAACACATTTGGATGGGTGATCAAGCAATCCACGGTTGCTGCCAACGTACGGGCTATGGGTAAAGCATCTCCGGCAAAACCGCCAATACGCGCCCCAATGCCGGTGGGAATCAACAGAAGGGTCGTGTAAGGTTTCACACGCGACTAAGCTTGCGACGAGGTTGCAGGTGCAACTGGGCACAGTTATCCGGTGGACAGCGGAAGGAGCGACTGAATCGCTGTAGGAATCGGCCCGCAGGCTGCGGAAACTGAGGAAAATGTAGCTCCGGATCCCCTGCTGCCAACTCAGCCCAGAAATATCGCAATTGGGGAGCCAAGGCTTCCGCCTGTTCGAGCGGCAAATGGAAAGGAGAAGAGGTGAGAAATTTCACCATCAAGGGTTGACTGCGCTGACCCATCCACTCCCGCGAGAACTCTTGCAGATGGGGCCAATCGGGCAGGGATGTCACTCGATAACTTTCGATATTCACCTGGATCCCGGCTTCAGGATCAGAAGGCTTCGACTGGATATCAATGACTCGGTAGGGATGGGGAAAACTGACCAAGGAGCCGGTAGTGATGTCGTATACACGGTTGCGCTGAGCAATATGCTGCATGTGCAAATGTCCGGTGAACACCAACTGCACGCCATAGGTCTGCAACAGCCGCCGCAACTGGGAGGCATTCCGTAGCATGTAGCGCTGCCCCCAACTGTGTAAGGATTGCCCCCGCAAATGCTCGACCACATTGTGATGCACCATCAGCAGCACCAGGTCTTCCCCTGCTGCCACCAACTCCTGCTCCAACCAAGTCAGTTGCTCCGGTTGTAAGCCGCCGACCAAGTGGCCTTGGGCATCAAAATCATTGGAATTAAGTCCAATCAAACGTACCCCTGGCAGCAGCACACGGCTGTAGTCCAAGGCTTGTTCATCTTCATAGCCAAAGGCTCGGTAATAGTGGGGAAAATCCGCCAGACCAATGGAACGGCCATCTGCCAGGAGGTGAGGCACATCGTGATTGCCCGGTACCACATAAGCAGGAAAAGGAAGCTGGGACAATCGCTCTGCTAGCCAGGCATGGTTTTCAGGCTCCCCATGTTGGGTGAGATCCCCAGGCAGAAGCAAAAAATCCAGCTCCAACTGAGCGAAGTGCTGCAAAACTTGCTCCAAGGCCGGGATGCTCACTTCCCCCAAATGGAAGCGACTGGGATGATCCCAAACGGTGGAGGGAATGGCAATGTGGGGATCGCTCACCACCCCGAAGCGAATGTGCACGGGTTCATCACCTATCTTGGAATCCTCAGCTATGATAGCCCCGCCTTTGGGCGGTCTTTCACGTCCTCTTCACAATGTCCCTTTTAGGATGTGACCAACCCCAAGAGTTCAGCAAGCCTTGATCCCCCATCGGCTTGGGGCCGCAGATGTCTTCTGACAGACTGCTTTTACAGGGGTTGTTCTTCATTTTCTCAAGGAGGTGCTCATGAAGCGAGCAATGTCCTTACTGGCTTTTCTCACCTTGACTCCCGCTTTGTTGGTGGCTTGTCAACCGGCTCCCGAGCAGTCTGCTGTGAACGACGGCACTTTCGAGGATCCCTTGACCCGTCCTGTAGATCCCGATTTAACCGCGCCTGTGGATCCGCTGGGATCCCCGCTGGATCAACCTCAAGCTCAAGAGCCCATGGTTCCCGCCCCTGAAACCTGGGTTGGCCAGGAAGACCTGGATCCCACCTTTCAGGCGGAAGGTCAGGATATGGTAACGCTGCAAGTAGCGGCTCTAGAAGCCAACGGGGAGCAAATCGAGCTGGATTTGATCGTCACCAATGAAAGCGAAATCTCGGTGGCCCTCAATGCTACAGAATCTGGCTTGATTTTGGTGGATGATTTGGGCAATACCTACGCCCTTGCCACCCCCGAAGAGAATCCCGAGCTGGAAATTGACCCTGCCAGCGACTGGGCAACACGCTTGGTTTTTGAGGGAGATCTCCCTGAAGAGGCTCAATTCCTGACGTTGATCACCAACTTTGGCCCCGAACCCGATTTGCCGGAGCAGCCCAAACTGACTCTGCCTGGGATCCCTGCCCGCAGCTAAGGGGATGCGTGGGGTCTAACCACGCTCAGAGTTACGGATCCTAATTCACTCACAACAGTTCTTTTGGGATCCTGATCAGCGCTGATCGGGATCCCTTTGTGTTGTCTGGGCATGAAAGATCCCGGGTGCTGGCCAGTTTGAGGTTCGTCTTGGGCTAGAGGGTGAGGATAAAGTGGAAGAGTTCCTCTACCGGATCCTTAGTTCCTCCATGACCACAACCATCGAAGTGCCCAAAAGGGGCCTCCCCGTCACCATTATCACGGGCTTTTTGGGCAGTGGTAAAACCACCCTGCTCAATCACATTCTCAACAACCAACAAGGGATGCGCACGGCGGTGCTGGTGAACGAGTTTGGTGAGATCAGCATTGACTCGGAACTGATTGTCTCTAGCGAAGAAGACTTGGTGGAGCTGAACAACGGCTGTATTTGCTGCACGGTGCGTGACGATATTGCCGAGAGTGTGCTGCGGCTCATGGAGCGTTCCGACAAAATTGACTATTTGGTGGTGGAAACCACTGGGTTGGCGGATCCCTTGCCGGTTGCTCTGACCTTCTTGGGGCCGGAACTGCGAGATCTGACACGGCTAGACTCGATTGTCACCCTAGTGGATGCCACCAACTTTGCTCCTGATCTATTCAACAGCGATGTCGCCTATAGCCAAATTGCCTATGGGGATGTGATTCTGCTCAACAAGACCGACCTGGTGACGGAGCCGGAACTCCAGCGTCTAGAAAAGCGAATCCGCGAAATCAAGGAAGATGCTCGCATTTTGCGCTCCACCAATAGTGCGGTGCCATTGGAGCTGATTTTGGATACAGATCTGTTCCAGGCCAGTGCCTTACCCCAAGCAACGGCGCATGACCATCCCGACCCCGATCACAGCCATGATCATGAGCATTGTGACCATCCCGACCCCGATCACAGCCATGATCATCATCACCATAACCACATCGAAGCTGAGGGCTTTAACTCGCTAGCGTTTGAGAGTGACCAGCCTTTTTCTCTGGATGCCTTCCAAAACTTCCTGAATGAGTTGCCGGATGCGGTGTTTCGGGCAAAAGGGGTATTGTGGTTCAGCGAAAGTCCAGAACGACACATTTTCCACCTCAGCGGTCGGCGCTACACCCTGAGCAGTGATGAATGGCCGCGCCAGCCCAAAAACCAGTTGGTGTTAATCGGTCAGCACCTGGATACCGCCCAGTTGCGAGAGAAGTTGCAGGCTTGTATTGCTCGTCCGGTCACGCAGGGCAAGGGGTTTGGTCGCTAAGGTCATTTGGAGTTCCAAACCTGCCGGGATCCAGTCCAATCGCTTGGATAATGAGGCTGTGAGGTGATGGCACTCCGATCATGTCTGACATCTTCGTGATGATCCGCAACCAGGCCAACAATGCCCTGACCTCCATCGATGGGATCCCTTTCCTCAGCTTTTTGGAGCGCAACGGACAACTGATTGCCGAAGAAACCATCGAGTTGATCTACGCTGATGCTGGGTTTGATGACCTGCCGATTGGAGAATACACTGTGGGGGTATGGCATGAACGGGTGGAACCGCCAAAAGCCATCTGCCCGGTGGAAATTAAGGCTGCCGACGAAGTTGTGTTGGTAACATTTGTATACTTGGAGCCCGAACGGGTTCTTCTTAATATTCAGCGCTTAGTGGAAAAGAGGTTGTAGTCATGACCGTCAAAGTGATCCCCTCGCGCTCGATCAAGGCCTTTCGCTATCGGGTGTTTTGTTTGGGGCAGGATCTCTGGAATGCACGGGATCCGATCAGCCGGGCCAACCTGGCCTTACAACTGGCGGATGCAGCCACGACTTTGGCCCGAATGGAAGTGCAAGCGGCCCAGCCCCTCAGTTCAGGTGACTCTTATTCTCTGCCAGATGCGGGCAATTTATAAAAAATAAAAATTGTGAAAAAAGGGATCCCTGCCTAATTTCTGGCGACAGCGTATCCTGAGCTGGAAGGGTTTCAAATTTCAGGTGAGAAAGTTTGGGTCATTCCCACTCGATCGTGCCGGGTGGTTTGGAGGTGATGTCGTAAACGACGCGGTTAACGCCGGGCACCTCGTTAACAATCCGGTTAGAAATCGTGGCCAGTAAGTCATAGGGCACGCGGGCCCAATCTGCCGTCATGCCATCCTCGCTGGTGACCAACCGCAACACCACCGGGTAGGTATAGGTGCGTTTATCCCCCATGACCCCCACCGAACGTACATCCGGCAGCAACACCGCAAAGGCTTGCCAAAGTTTGGGATAGTAGCCAGAACGGTTGATCTCCTGACGCACGATCATGTCAGCATCCCGTAGGATTTCCAGCCGCTCCTTGGTGACCTCACCAATAATTCGGATCGCTAGCCCCGGCCCTGGGAAAGGATGTCGGCGTACGATCTCTTCCGGTAAACCCAAAGATTGCCCCAGTTGACGCACTTCATCCTTAAACAGCTTGCGAAGGGGCTCCACCAACTTAAAGCGCAAGTTTTTGGGCAAACCACCAACGTTGTGATGACTTTTGATCTTGACGGCAATACGTTCCCCGGTAACCGGATCCACATTGGTATTGGCGGATTCAATCACATCCGGGTAGAGGGTTCCTTGAGCCAGGTACTCGAAGGGGCCTAGCCGTTGCGACTCCTCCTCAAACACGCGGATAAACTCCGCCCCAATGCGTTTGCGCTTTTCTTCGGGATCCGTGATGCCTTGCAACTGCTTCAGAAAACGCTCCTGCCCATCCACATAATTGACGGGGATGTGAAATTGCTCCTGGAAAAGACGCAACAGCCGCTGCGGTTCTTCCTTGCGCATAAACCCCTGGTCGATGAACATGCAGGTGAGCTGGTCACCAATGGCTCGGTGCAACAAAAAGGCCAAAGTGGAGCTATCCACCCCTCCAGAGAGAGCCAGCAACACTTTTTTGTCTCCAACACGGGCGCGCACCTCCCGAATCGCCTCCTCGATAAAGGCCTCGGTGGTCCAAGTGGGTTCACAGCCGCAGATGTGATAGACAAAGTTGCGAATCAGAAAGGCCCCTGCCTCGGAGTGGGCCACTTCCGGATGAAACTGCACCCCGTAAAGATGCCGAGTCGGATCCGCGATGGCGGCACAGGGGGTATTGTCGGTGTGGGCCAACGGATGAAATCCTGCGGGCAACTCCGTTACAGAATCCCCATGGCTCATCCACATGATGCTGTTGTCCGGTAGGTTGGTGAGCAGATCAGTGGGATCCAAAATATGAAGAGCAGCGCGGCCATATTCCCCTTTTTCAGCTGCCTCTACCTTGCCCCCCAACTGTTGCACCATCAACTGCATGCCGTAGCACACTCCCAGAACCGGGATCCCCAAGTTCCAAATCTCGGGGTCACAGACAGGAGCACCTGGATCGTAGACAGAGTTGGGGCCACCGGAGAGGATGATCCCTTTGGGTTGCAGTTGCTGCAATTGTGCAGCGGTGGTGCGATAAGAGAGAACTTCTGAATAAACGTGAGTTTCCCGAATGCGGCGGGCGATCAACTCGGAATACTGGGATCCAAAATCGAGAATAACGATCATCTGACGCTGCACCTGCACTGGGGTAGGAGGCAGACTGGGATCCAAACTGGAATCTAAGGTATGTGGATCTAAGGTTTGTGCTGGGGTGATCACAGGATCTTCTCAAGGTGCAGAATCAAATCCATCAGAAGTCAGGGTTCCGATAAGAAACTTAACTTCTTCTGATTTCCTCATCCTAGCAGGGATACAGCCTTTCATAAAGGCCTCCGCGAAACCGTATCCCCTTGTGGGTTGAGAGGGATAGGAGAGCTTGGCTCCCCGTATGAGTTCGGTCAATCCCGGCGAAATCGACACACAATCTTTGCAGTCCACAGACAACCCTTCTGATAGATGTATGAAGCAGGAAATTGAACAAGGGCGAGCTTGAGAAGCCTATGCTGCACCCGCAGGGTCAGCGTCAGGAGGATGTCACCTTTCTCTGTTTTTCTTTATTTCAGAACATCAAAACGGGAGATCTTCCTCTTCTTCTGCCGGAGGTGTTCTCACCCTTGATGAGAGGGGTACAGCAGGAGCCAATGGAGGCTCGGCGACCTCTTCAGGGAATTCCGTTGGGGATCCCTCTGCTTCCACAGCTTCCAGGGTCTGAAGATCAGGGGATCCCAGCACCCCCTCTAAATCCACCAGGCTGCCGTTGAAGTGTTCGGCAAAGCGACGGGCCACCTCTTCAAGCTCATCAATTTTGGTTAGGGCAGCACGACCGGGGGTGGGCGAAGGATCCGATTTGGACAAGCTTTGTAAAGGTGAAGGACGCTCAGATGGGGGATCCATCGGCTCTGGCTTTTCTGGGCTAGGGGTGCGAGGTGGGGATCCCTGTGTAGGAGATGCTGGCGCTGTGTCACGACTGGAAGTGGTATGAACAGCTTCGCCAGACCGTTGCACAATCAGATTGAGCCGCACGGAACGCTGCAACAGGCTTTGTAACACTGAGCGCAGTTCCGACTCTTTGCCCCGAACTTTTTCTGCCAATCCCTTGCTGGGAAAAGCTAGCGTGATTTCTTCGGGGGTCTCTTGGTGTAAATGGCCGGATACCATCAGGGCTTTGGTAACGGGAGAGAGCCGTTTCAAAAACTCATCCCAACGGGGCCGCAGCAGATTCACCGGGCTTTCTGGCAGTTTTGGTGGTTTCGGCTCAGGGGAGGCTGTCGCAGTTGGAACGGGATCCCTTTGGGTAGAGGGTGGCTGTGGGAGAGGAGTTGTAGCAACAGGTGGTACGGATACAGACTCTTTGACAATCGGCGCAGTTGCAATCGGGGCGGGGATAGGTTCGGTTTTGGGGAGCGGTAGGCCAACAGTCGCAGGAGCCGTTTCTATATTTCTCAGATTGAGCTGACCCACCCCGTCCGGGTACCACAGCCGCAACAAATCCATCAGAGCAATTTCCAACCACAGGCGAGGTTGTCCACTCTGGCGAATTTGTGGTTCACACTGGCGCAGATGGCTCTGGGCCGCCAAGAGGATCTCGACCGAGTAGTTGGGGGCACGCTCTCGTAAGGCTTCCCAAGTGGAATCCGTCAGGGCCACCAATTCTCGCTGCTCCGGAGCGGTTTTGATCAGCAGAAGATCCCGATAAAAGCCCACCAAGTTTTGTACCAAGACCAGAGGCTCTTTACCGTGCTCCAACAGTTGCCGCGCTTGAGTCAGCACCCCTTGAGCATTCTGAGCCGCCAGCGCATCGATCAAATCCAGCAGATGCCGTTCCGGGATCGCCCCGACCAAATCCCAAACTGTTTCTGGTGTGATGGTTCCTTCTAACAAGCTGAGTTGATCCAACAAACTTTCCGCATCCCGCAGCCCCCCTTGAGACAGTTGCGCCACCAGTTGCAGCGCCTCAGGGGTGATCGGGATCCCTTCTTGGGTGGCGATCTTTGCCAGATGATCCACCATATCCCTGAGGGGAATCCGCCGGTAATCGAAGCGCTGACAGCGGGAAATCACCGTCGGCAACACCCGCTGCGGATCGGTAGTGGCCAACACAAACACCACATGGGCGGGAGGTTCTTCAAGGGTTTTCAGCAAAGCATTGAAGGCTGCATTGCTGAGCATATGGCATTCATCAATCACATAAACCTTGTAGCGGCTGCTCACCGGGGCAAACTGAGCCCGTTCAATCAGCTCGCGGATGTTGTCCACGCCAGTATTGCTGGCAGCATCGATCTCGATCACATCCAAGGAGGATCCACCTGTGATCGCGCGGCACTGACTACAGACCTGACAGGGATCCGCCGTCGGCCCCCGTTCACAATTCAAAGACTTAGCCAAAATGCGAGCGCTGGAGGTTTTGCCTGTGCCGCGTGGCCCACAAAACAAATAGGCAGGCGCAATGCGCCCCAAGCGGATGGCATTGGCCAAGGTTTGAACCACCGCCGCCTGACCAACCACATCTGCAAAGCGCTGCGGGCGATATTTGAGATGGAGGGGTTCGTAGGCGTTACTCTCAGCCATTCAAGAACTCCATCCCATGATGGTGAGCCAGTCTATACCAATTGTGGCTCAACTGAATCCAGCCGCTTGACATCCCGAATTGCCAAAGCCAAGGATCGGGGCAGTGACACCGGAGAACTGCGTCATGGTGAATCTGCCCCGTTTTCGTCGCCGAGGATTGTTGCTATCTTTGCTGGCCACCACCGCCACCTTGAGTGCTTGCCAAAGGGGATCCCGTTCTGAGCAGCCGAGCGGCCAGGATCCCGCCACTCAGACCCGTAGCAGCGTTTTGTTGATCAACGGGGCAGGAGCAACTTTCCCGGCTCCCCTTTACCTGCGCTGGTTTGCCGACTATCGCCAAGTGGATCCGCAACTGGAAGTGAACTTTCAGCCTGTGGGCAGTGCCGCCGGGATCCGCCAGTTTATCGATACCACTGTGGATTTTGCCGCTAGCGATGTGGCCATGACCGATGCCGAAATTGCCGAAGTGGCGCGGGGCGTGGTGATGATCCCGATGACGGCGGGCAGCATTGCGGTTGGGTATAACCTGCCAGGGATCCCCTCCGGGTTGAAGCTCTCCCGCTCGGTTTTGGTGGATATCTTTCGCGGTCGCATCACCGCTTGGCGGGATCCGCAAATTTTGGCCCTGAACCCCGATCTTGACCTTCCCGACCTACCGATTGAAGTGTGCCATCGCTCCGATGGCAGTGGCACGACGGACACTTTCACCCGCCACTTGGCCGCCATTGATCCAACTTGGGAATCCGAAATTGGGGTGGGGATGTCTTTGGAATGGCCGGTGGGCATTGGCGTTAAGGGGAATGAGGGCATGAGTGCCCAAATGCTGCTCAGCGAGGGAGTGATCGGCTATGTGGAATCTGTCTATGCCCGGGATCTGGATTTGTCGGTAGCAGCCCTAGAGAACCGATCCGGCCAATTTATCCTACCTACCCCCACCTCCTCCGCTTTGGCCCTGCAGGAGATAGAGCTACCCGAGAACCTACGCGCCTTTATCCCGGATCCCGCCGGAACAGAAGCCTACCCGATCGTCACTTATACCTGGATTTTGGCCTATCGCCAGTACCCGGATCCCGACATGGCAGCCGCTTTGCGAGAAGTCCTGAGTTGGGCTTTAACCCACGGACAAACCCTGGCAGAAGAATTGGGCTATCTTCCCCTTTCCGAAACCGTAGTTGCTCGCAGCCTAGAAGCCGTTCAACTCATCCAAAGCTAGGAATCAACCAAAATCTCAAGGAACATAAGGAACAACCCCTTAGGGATCCCTTGTGCAGTACCCGCTCCCCCTCAGTAGGTGCATCAGTCAGCAGGCACATCAGCAGGTACGGAGATCCGTAACTGGCCTGCAATCCGCCTGCCGGAAATGGGCGGCATTCCCGCCCTGGATGGGATCCCGGGCTGGCTAGGATCAATCCAGAAAATGGTTAGCCACTGCATCAACCATTGCATGAATTGGATGCCTGCCCAAGCTACTCCACACAGCGGATAGGCTAGCGGCGGTAACCCAGGTGACGTACTAAGAGGAGAACAAGAAGCCGATGGGAAAAGTCGTAGGAATTGACTTGGGCACAACCAACTCGGTTGTGGCTGTGATGGAAGGGGGTGTTCCCACCGTCATTGCTAACGCGGAGGGATCCCGCACCACCCCTTCGGTGGTCGCCTTCACCAAAGACGGGGAGCGGCTGGTGGGTCAAATGGCCCGCCGCCAGGCGGTGCTGAACCCCGAAAACACCTTTTACTCCGTTAAGCGATTCATTGGACGCAAATACGATGAGCTGAATGCCGACTCTAAGCGCGTTTCCTATCGGGTGTTGCGGGACGAGCGCGGCAACGTCAAGCTGTCTGCCCCTCGTCTGAACAAAGAGTTTGCCCCGGAAGAAATTTCGGCCATGGTGCTGCGCAAGCTGGCGGATGAAGCCAGCCGCTACCTGGGCCAGACGGTGACGCAAGCGGTAATCACGGTGCCCGCCTACTTCAACGACTCCCAACGGCAGGCCACCAAAGATGCTGGGAAAATCGCTGGGTTGGAAGTGCTGCGCATCATCAACGAGCCCACTGCGGCCTCCTTGGCCTATGGCCTAGACAAGCGAAACAACGAAACCATCCTCGTGTTCGACTTGGGGGGTGGCACCTTCGATGTGTCGGTGCTGGAAGTGGGAGATGGCGTCTTTGAAGTGAAGTCCACCAGCGGCGATACCCAGTTGGGTGGGGACGACTTCGACAAGAAAATTGTGGACTGGATGGCCGACCAGTTCAAGCAAATGGAAGGGATCGACCTGCGCAACGATCGTCAGGCCCTGCAACGACTGACAGAAGCTGCCGAAAAAGCCAAAATTGAGCTCTCCAGCGTTTCCGAAACCACTATCAACCTCCCCTTTATCACAGCGACTGCCGACGGGCCGAAGCACCTGGAGCTGAAGCTCTCCCGCGCCCAGTTTGAGAATATCTGTGCCGATCTCTTCGAGCGCTGCAAAGGCCCGGTCGAACAAGCCCTGCGAGATGCCAAGCTAACCAAATCCGACATCAACGAAGTGGTACTGGTGGGCGGCTCCACCCGCATTCCGGCAGTGAAGCAGTTGGTCAAGGATCTGCTCGGGAAAGACCCCAACGAAAGCGTCAACCCCGACGAAGTGGTGGCTGTGGGTGCTGCCATTCAGGCGGGCGTCTTGGCCGGTGAAGTTAAGGATGTGCTGTTGCTGGATGTGACGCCACTGTCCTTGGGGGTAGAGACCTTGGGTGGTGTGGCCACCAAGCTGATTCCCCGCAACACCACTGTGCCCACCCGCAAGTCCGAAACCTTCTCCACCGCAGAAGACGGGCAAACCTCTGTGGAGATTCACGTGGTGCAAGGGGAACGGGAAATGGCCCGCGACAACAAGTCTTTGGGTCGCTTCAAGTTGGATGGGATCCCACCCGCCCCTCGTGGTGTGCCCCAAATCGAGGTCACCTTTGATATCGACGCCAACGGGATTCTGAAAGTGACTGCCAAAGATAAGGGCAGCGGTAAAGAACAGAGTATCTCCATTACCGGGGCCTCTACTTTGGATAGCAAAGAAGTCGAGCGCATGGTTGCAGAAGCGGAGAAATTCGCTGCAGAAGACCGCGAACGTCGGGAAAAAATTGAGCGGCGCAACAAAGCCGATTCTCTGGCCTACCAAGCGGAGCGTCAGTTGAAGGAGCTGGGCGATAAAATC includes the following:
- the dnaK gene encoding molecular chaperone DnaK, giving the protein MGKVVGIDLGTTNSVVAVMEGGVPTVIANAEGSRTTPSVVAFTKDGERLVGQMARRQAVLNPENTFYSVKRFIGRKYDELNADSKRVSYRVLRDERGNVKLSAPRLNKEFAPEEISAMVLRKLADEASRYLGQTVTQAVITVPAYFNDSQRQATKDAGKIAGLEVLRIINEPTAASLAYGLDKRNNETILVFDLGGGTFDVSVLEVGDGVFEVKSTSGDTQLGGDDFDKKIVDWMADQFKQMEGIDLRNDRQALQRLTEAAEKAKIELSSVSETTINLPFITATADGPKHLELKLSRAQFENICADLFERCKGPVEQALRDAKLTKSDINEVVLVGGSTRIPAVKQLVKDLLGKDPNESVNPDEVVAVGAAIQAGVLAGEVKDVLLLDVTPLSLGVETLGGVATKLIPRNTTVPTRKSETFSTAEDGQTSVEIHVVQGEREMARDNKSLGRFKLDGIPPAPRGVPQIEVTFDIDANGILKVTAKDKGSGKEQSISITGASTLDSKEVERMVAEAEKFAAEDRERREKIERRNKADSLAYQAERQLKELGDKIPADKRNNLETLIRELRDAIQREDDSTIQTKETALQEALYAMSSELYQQPGSPGPGPDRDSGGAPGGSDDVIDADFTETK